From one Coffea eugenioides isolate CCC68of chromosome 11, Ceug_1.0, whole genome shotgun sequence genomic stretch:
- the LOC113753726 gene encoding uncharacterized protein LOC113753726 — MEDSFRVRVDRVFGSLVSSSPSNNRNSNHTPPSSSSLTSLWSLSDQEIERKEWKRDSPDCPPRSPSPPSNLHHPLLSSSSSFSPSTAALSLPPPHRQHLYPDRGNYDHQDHIRNNEEQEEDNPAGKGHQDHEDGQDWDIRSSIGLDCTLDFEDEEDEYDKVAVDREKAGDILCMGDVVDYGIEVNAHNELPSSFKDAPRDPRANHMAAKLRLREDAEAAGDFDTSKLSEMCMSSLTNRQGQQKVEDLVTPKPILRKRENPIHKKSPKRVRFHEQQQPNLGPNDSALGTCSPEEISSSEEALDLPGNQSLVVEAKASDVESSAPLKSSSSGESALLEDASSVPRVSNYIPDYLRNPTRYTRYDLASSYDTDEESNRKAYMEFLNQVNPAETHPDEASLTFQHPLTFTPKKKEHDLSMVKENGVKQNQVEVSKDKPIAVGIAAGDAYAQDNEVCAMEEDGFETVVCKNSQKPGRRYRSRTRTGMDSDDHVT; from the exons ATGGAAGACAGTTTCCGGGTTCGGGTGGACAGGGTTTTTGGGTCGCTCGTCTCTTCTTCTCCTTCCAATAATCGCAATAGTAACCATACGCCGCCGTCGTCGTCGTCTTTGACTTCTCTTTGGAGCCTCTCCGACCAAGAGATTGAGAGAAAGGAATGGAAGAGAGACTCCCCCGACTGCCCTCCTCGTTCCCCTTCCCCGCCTTCCAACCTTCACCACCCTctcctctcctcctcctcctccttctcgCCTTCCACTGCCGCCCTATCTCTTCCTCCACCTCACCGACAGCACCTCTATCCCGACCGCGGTAACTACGACCACCAGGACCACATCAGGAATAACGAGGAGCAGGAGGAGGACAATCCGGCGGGCAAAGGCCACCAAGATCACGAGGACGGACAAGATTGGGATATTCGATCCTCCATTGGCCTCGACTGCACTCTTGACTTTGAG GATGAGGAAGATGAATATGACAAAGTGGCTGTAGACAGGGAAAAAGCTGGTGATATCCTATGCATGGGCGATGTTGTCGACTATGGAATCGAAGTAAATGCCCACAATGAACTTCCCAGCTCATTTAAGGATGCTCCCAGAGACCCCCGTGCAAATCACATGGCTGCTAAACTCAGGCTCAGGGAAGATGCAGAAGCTGCTGGAGATTTTGATACCTCCAAACTTTCTGAGATGTGCATGTCGTCTCTAACGAATAGACAGGGTCAACAAAAAGTGGAGGATCTTGTCACTCCGAAACCAATTCTGAGGAAGAGGGAAAACCCCATCCACAAGAAGTCACCGAAACGTGTCCGCTTCCATGAGCAGCAGCAGCCTAATTTAGGACCCAATGATTCGGCTCTCGGTACTTGTTCGCCAGAAGAAATTTCCTCCTCAGAAGAAGCACTTGATTTGCCTGGCAATCAATCTTTAGTGGTAGAAGCTAAAGCATCAGATGTTGAATCTAGTGCCCCCCTGAAATCCTCCTCCAGTGGAGAATCTGCTTTGCTGGAGGATGCGTCTAGTGTGCCTCGAGTTTCTAACTATATTCCGGACTATTTAAGGAACCCCACAAGGTATACACGCTATGATCTCGCTTCATCCTATGATACAGATGAAGAATCCAATCGGAAGGCCTACATGGAGTTTCTGAATCAGGTGAACCCTGCAGAAACGCACCCCGACGAGGCATCTCTCACTTTTCAACATCCGTTGACCTTTACTCCAAAAAAGAAGGAGCATGACTTGTCGATGGTGAAGGAGAATGGGGTTAAGCAAAACCAGGTTGAAGTTTCAAAGGACAAACCCATTGCTGTTGGCATTGCAGCTGGTGATGCCTATGCCCAGGACAATGAAGTCTGTGCTATGGAGGAAGATGGGTTTGAAACTGTGGTTTGTAAAAACTCACAGAAACCAGGTCGCAGGTACCGGAGTAGGACTAGGACGGGTATGGATTCTGATGATCATGTAACTTGA